One stretch of Tepiditoga spiralis DNA includes these proteins:
- a CDS encoding nitronate monooxygenase — MKTRITELLDIEYPIIEGGMAWVGTGTLAAAVSNAGGLGTIGSGSMTPEILKQHIDIVKSQTNKPFAVNIMLLNPYVEELIKLVLSEKVPVVIFGAGNPGKYIKKLKENGIKVMAVVASENLAIRLERNGVDAIIGEGMECGGHIGDVSTLVLISKLAKMLKVPLIAAGGIADSTTAAATFMLGAEGIQMGTRFIATPECEAHQTYKDLVVKSGIRDAVVTGSKIGHPARVIKTKFAKKIKELEMASPEEAEKMMVGSLRKAFIEGNKEEGSFMAGQSCGLIESIKPVKNIIIELNKGLEEKLEVK; from the coding sequence GAGTACCCTATAATTGAAGGTGGAATGGCATGGGTTGGTACAGGTACTTTAGCTGCTGCTGTTTCAAATGCTGGTGGATTAGGTACTATTGGATCAGGAAGTATGACTCCTGAAATTTTAAAACAACATATAGATATAGTAAAAAGTCAAACAAACAAACCTTTTGCAGTAAATATAATGTTATTAAATCCATATGTAGAAGAATTAATAAAATTAGTTTTATCTGAAAAAGTTCCTGTAGTAATTTTTGGAGCAGGAAATCCCGGAAAATATATTAAAAAATTAAAAGAAAATGGAATAAAAGTAATGGCTGTTGTTGCCTCAGAAAATCTTGCAATAAGATTAGAAAGAAACGGTGTAGATGCTATAATAGGTGAAGGAATGGAATGTGGTGGTCACATCGGAGATGTTTCTACTTTAGTATTAATTTCAAAACTTGCAAAGATGTTAAAAGTACCTCTAATTGCAGCTGGTGGAATTGCAGATTCAACAACAGCAGCAGCAACATTTATGCTTGGTGCTGAAGGAATACAAATGGGAACGAGATTTATCGCAACACCAGAATGTGAAGCACATCAAACTTATAAAGATTTAGTTGTAAAATCAGGTATAAGAGATGCAGTAGTTACTGGTTCAAAAATAGGACATCCTGCAAGAGTAATCAAAACAAAGTTTGCAAAAAAAATAAAAGAACTTGAAATGGCATCTCCTGAAGAAGCTGAAAAAATGATGGTTGGAAGCTTAAGAAAAGCCTTCATAGAAGGAAATAAAGAAGAAGGTTCTTTCATGGCAGGACAATCTTGTGGTTTAATTGAATCAATAAAACCTGTTAAAAATATAATAATAGAATTGAATAAAGGATTAGAAGAAAAACTGGAGGTGAAATAA
- the fabD gene encoding ACP S-malonyltransferase gives MKAFVFPGQGSQTLGMGSEILKENPEYKIYLKKANDTLEYDLESIIFGDDLEKLTLTQNAQPALLTIGYIYHRYLIEKKEILPDVVAGHSLGEWTALVASGVLNFEDAVRLVHLRGLYMSQACPPGQGTMAAILGMNPEKIKDLLRGFENVVPANFNSSVQTVISGETKEVLEAMTFLKENGAKKVVQLKVSGPFHSPLISNAAEKLQIEVDKVEFKTPSIPIVQNVTAKYENDPNIIKENIIKQITSPVRWVDSVINMNNNGVDKFIEAGPGKVLTGLIKRIVKGVELINI, from the coding sequence ATGAAAGCATTTGTTTTTCCTGGTCAAGGTTCACAAACTCTTGGAATGGGTAGTGAAATTCTAAAAGAAAATCCAGAATACAAAATTTATTTAAAAAAAGCAAATGATACTTTGGAATATGATCTTGAAAGTATAATTTTTGGAGATGATTTAGAAAAATTAACTTTAACACAAAATGCTCAACCAGCATTACTTACAATTGGTTATATATACCATAGATACTTAATAGAAAAAAAAGAAATCTTACCAGATGTTGTTGCTGGTCATTCACTTGGGGAATGGACTGCTTTAGTTGCTTCTGGAGTTTTAAACTTTGAAGATGCAGTAAGATTAGTACATTTAAGAGGACTATATATGAGTCAAGCTTGTCCTCCTGGTCAAGGAACAATGGCTGCAATTCTTGGTATGAATCCAGAAAAAATAAAAGATCTTTTAAGAGGTTTTGAAAATGTTGTTCCAGCAAACTTCAATTCTTCTGTACAAACTGTAATAAGTGGAGAAACAAAAGAAGTTTTAGAAGCTATGACTTTTTTAAAAGAAAATGGTGCAAAAAAAGTAGTTCAATTGAAAGTTAGTGGACCTTTCCACTCTCCATTAATATCAAATGCTGCTGAAAAATTACAAATTGAAGTTGATAAAGTTGAATTTAAAACACCATCTATACCAATAGTTCAAAATGTTACTGCTAAATATGAAAATGATCCAAATATAATAAAAGAAAATATTATAAAGCAAATAACTTCTCCAGTTAGATGGGTAGATTCAGTTATAAACATGAACAACAATGGAGTTGATAAATTCATAGAAGCTGGCCCTGGAAAAGTATTAACTGGTCTCATAAAAAGAATAGTTAAAGGTGTAGAGTTAATAAACATATAA
- a CDS encoding DUF4382 domain-containing protein, protein MKKIYLIFLLVISLFIFYSCTNLLSNTGTVKLSITDSPIDGANIKGVYIDVTGISYSMSTGDTGWTKLDLKEEKLFNLLEFTNGDAKIMGNFNLPAGKINQIRFFLDTNKSFIKFSNDSTTTLSIPSGDTTGYKATISGGATIPVNGQIEITADFDVRKSLNLIGNGLYKLQPTIRLIVNNQAGVIKGQITDASTDTTVFAYSNNSYNTSDIEFSSAINSSRLRDNGTFELHYLSAGTYDLVFAKFTTDGTLSLLGGISNIEVKSNQITNVPTTTINNLENVSIW, encoded by the coding sequence ATGAAAAAGATATATCTTATATTTTTATTAGTTATTTCATTGTTTATATTCTACAGTTGTACAAACCTTTTATCTAATACTGGAACAGTAAAATTAAGTATTACAGATTCTCCAATAGATGGAGCTAATATCAAAGGCGTTTATATTGATGTAACAGGTATTAGTTACTCAATGAGTACAGGAGACACTGGTTGGACAAAACTCGATTTAAAAGAAGAAAAACTTTTTAACTTATTAGAATTCACAAATGGTGATGCAAAAATTATGGGGAACTTTAATTTACCAGCAGGAAAAATAAACCAAATAAGATTTTTCTTAGACACTAATAAAAGTTTTATTAAGTTTTCAAATGATTCGACAACCACATTATCTATTCCTTCTGGTGATACTACTGGATACAAAGCAACAATTTCTGGAGGAGCTACAATTCCAGTAAATGGACAAATTGAAATTACAGCAGACTTTGATGTGCGAAAATCATTAAATTTAATAGGAAATGGTTTATACAAACTTCAACCAACAATAAGACTAATTGTGAATAATCAAGCTGGTGTCATTAAAGGACAAATAACAGATGCTTCTACTGATACAACAGTTTTTGCTTATTCTAATAACTCTTATAACACTTCAGATATTGAATTTTCTTCTGCAATAAACAGCTCTAGACTTAGAGATAATGGAACTTTTGAACTTCATTATCTTTCTGCAGGCACTTATGATCTTGTTTTTGCAAAATTTACTACCGATGGAACTCTTAGTCTTCTTGGTGGTATTTCAAACATTGAAGTTAAATCTAATCAAATCACAAATGTACCAACTACTACAATAAATAATCTTGAAAATGTTTCTATTTGGTAA
- a CDS encoding OsmC family protein — protein MGKAKFSIKARRASHTKTVIESRDFKLIIDEPEHMGGTDEGPNPVEYLAAALAGCLNVTGHMVANEMGIKIENLEFEVEGELDPRGFMGKANNVRPGYSQMNIKVNVETDADNETLNKWLDIVEKRCPVSDNIQNTTPINLSIIKK, from the coding sequence ATGGGAAAAGCAAAATTTAGCATAAAAGCAAGAAGAGCAAGTCATACAAAAACTGTTATAGAATCAAGAGATTTCAAATTAATAATAGATGAACCAGAACATATGGGGGGTACCGATGAAGGACCTAATCCTGTTGAATATCTTGCAGCAGCACTTGCTGGATGTTTAAATGTAACTGGTCATATGGTTGCTAATGAAATGGGAATAAAAATTGAAAATCTTGAATTTGAAGTAGAAGGTGAATTAGATCCAAGAGGTTTTATGGGTAAAGCCAATAATGTTAGACCTGGATATTCACAAATGAATATTAAAGTAAATGTTGAAACTGATGCCGACAATGAAACATTAAATAAATGGCTTGATATTGTTGAAAAAAGATGTCCTGTAAGTGATAATATTCAAAATACAACTCCCATTAATCTTTCAATAATTAAAAAATAA
- a CDS encoding SUMF1/EgtB/PvdO family nonheme iron enzyme, with amino-acid sequence MKFSVTDGINTTYQNVKIIVKEVDNPPQIEEIKDIVIKEGEKIEFTVNATDVDGDSLKVTAKNLPEGATFNSITRKFEWIPTYEQAGEYNVIFKVTDGITEVSKEVKIVVEEVDNSPVIDEIINTTINEGNILTFTISATDQDDDILTYWAENLPVGADFGEETHKFTWKPYYTQSGQYSITFNVSDGIITTSKTIVLNVLESEEPTTTKNSMVEIKNGSFEMGNGETSKPIHTVILNYDFYIGRYETTFNEYDKFCEDTGKNKPQYSGNRNNYPVIYISWTDANEYCNWLSDKEGLPKSYDSLGNFIDEKGSITTDLAKTYGYRLPTEAEWEYAAKGNENYLYSGSDNIDDVAWYSGNSDSKTHEVGQKMPNNFGIYDMSGNVWELVSDYYGSYSSSLEINPYNIDSTSGNRIRRGGSYNFGAGDAQVTGRKSISITDYGPNLGFRIVRTKK; translated from the coding sequence GTGAAGTTTAGTGTAACAGATGGGATTAATACAACTTATCAAAATGTGAAAATAATAGTTAAAGAAGTAGATAACCCACCACAAATAGAAGAAATAAAAGATATAGTAATAAAAGAAGGAGAAAAAATAGAATTTACAGTAAATGCTACGGATGTTGATGGAGATAGTTTAAAAGTAACGGCAAAAAACCTTCCTGAAGGTGCAACATTTAATTCTATTACCAGAAAGTTTGAATGGATACCAACATATGAACAAGCAGGAGAATACAATGTAATATTCAAGGTAACAGATGGAATAACAGAAGTAAGCAAAGAAGTAAAGATAGTAGTTGAAGAAGTAGATAATTCACCAGTAATTGATGAAATAATAAATACAACAATTAATGAAGGAAACATTTTGACATTTACAATAAGTGCTACAGACCAAGATGATGATATACTAACCTATTGGGCAGAAAATCTTCCAGTAGGAGCTGATTTTGGAGAAGAAACACATAAATTCACTTGGAAACCATATTATACACAATCAGGACAATATAGTATAACCTTTAATGTAAGTGATGGAATTATTACAACATCAAAAACAATTGTTTTAAATGTTTTAGAATCAGAAGAACCTACTACTACAAAAAATAGTATGGTAGAAATAAAAAATGGTTCATTTGAAATGGGAAATGGTGAAACTTCTAAACCAATTCATACAGTAATTTTAAATTATGACTTTTATATTGGGAGATATGAAACAACTTTCAATGAATATGATAAATTTTGTGAAGACACAGGTAAAAATAAACCACAATATAGTGGAAATAGAAATAATTATCCTGTAATATATATTTCTTGGACTGATGCAAATGAATATTGTAATTGGCTTTCAGATAAAGAAGGGCTTCCAAAATCTTATGATAGCTTGGGTAATTTTATAGATGAAAAAGGAAGTATTACTACTGATCTAGCAAAAACATATGGTTATAGATTACCAACGGAAGCAGAATGGGAATATGCTGCAAAAGGAAATGAAAATTATCTTTATTCTGGAAGTGATAATATAGATGATGTAGCTTGGTATTCTGGAAATTCAGATTCAAAAACTCATGAAGTTGGTCAAAAAATGCCTAATAATTTTGGGATATACGATATGAGTGGAAATGTTTGGGAATTAGTGAGTGATTATTATGGTTCTTATAGTAGTTCATTAGAAATAAATCCTTATAATATAGACTCTACATCTGGAAATCGTATAAGACGTGGTGGAAGCTATAACTTTGGTGCAGGAGATGCACAAGTTACTGGAAGAAAATCTATTTCAATTACAGATTATGGCCCTAATTTAGGATTTAGAATAGTTAGAACTAAAAAATAA
- a CDS encoding ATP-dependent Clp protease ATP-binding subunit, producing the protein MRFNPEDFSEKALSAIQEANLLAQGNTNNVVTPDHLALAIIETKEPKIADVFYKNNIYHVENQLKNYIHSQNGMYSSNSNQIYLSNEVAGVFNTAKIESNKLGLKKVTLLVLLMAILMEGNSYSAKILNESTDKEKIEEVIKKYIENGEDEEMNESEDDPLKKYTVNLNQRAKAGKLMPVIGRDDEIYRMIEILSRKAKNNPVLIGDPGVGKTAIVEGLAQNIVKGFAPKFLKNKTILQLDLARLIAGSKFRGEFEERLKNVIDEVMKKQNEVILFIDELHTIIGSGAVEGGSMDAANILKPALARGEIKVIGATTMEEYRKYIEKDKALARRFQPVTIEEPSEEEAIQILNGLKESYEKHHGVEITQEAINAAVKLSSRYLNDRFLPDKSIDLIDEACAKVKLAYSESSASLDQMLDNKSKLEEKINDLTLNGKYEEAAKVKIELLDLEKNIEKEKKRENSEISNIVNEEIIAQIIEKWTGIPVTKILSDERKKLINLESEIHKRVIGQEEAVELIAQTIRKSRAGFKNPKRPNGSFLFLGPTGVGKTEIAKTIAEILFNTEEALIRLDMSEYMEKFSVSRLIGSPPGYVGYDQGGQLTEAVRRKPYSVILFDEIEKAHPDVYNILLQVLDDGILTDGKGNKVDFRNTIIILTSNIGSEQIIKSRHALGFVEDAKENYKDMKNEVMKSVEKFFKPEFINRLDEIIVFHPLSKENLKNIIKIQLKDVQNRVSENGMNLEVSEKAVEYLLEKGYNPIYGARPLRRVIEKELETPLAFKIINGNFVEGDNIIVDFEEDKLIFKKQVQS; encoded by the coding sequence ATGAGATTTAACCCAGAAGATTTTTCAGAAAAAGCACTATCAGCAATACAAGAAGCTAATTTATTAGCTCAGGGAAACACAAATAATGTTGTTACTCCAGATCATTTGGCACTTGCAATAATAGAAACGAAAGAACCAAAAATAGCTGATGTTTTTTACAAAAACAATATATATCATGTTGAAAATCAATTAAAAAATTATATTCATAGTCAAAATGGAATGTATTCAAGTAATTCAAATCAAATTTATTTATCAAATGAAGTAGCAGGCGTTTTTAATACTGCAAAGATAGAATCAAATAAACTTGGATTAAAAAAAGTTACACTTTTGGTGCTGTTAATGGCAATATTAATGGAAGGGAATTCTTATTCTGCTAAAATATTAAATGAGTCAACAGATAAAGAAAAAATAGAAGAAGTTATAAAAAAGTATATTGAAAATGGTGAAGATGAAGAAATGAATGAAAGTGAAGATGATCCATTAAAAAAATATACAGTAAACTTAAATCAAAGGGCAAAAGCTGGTAAACTCATGCCTGTTATAGGAAGAGACGATGAAATTTATAGAATGATAGAAATTTTATCAAGAAAAGCAAAAAATAATCCGGTATTAATAGGAGATCCTGGAGTAGGTAAAACAGCTATAGTTGAAGGATTAGCTCAAAATATTGTTAAAGGATTTGCACCAAAATTTTTAAAAAATAAAACTATTCTTCAATTAGACCTAGCAAGATTAATTGCTGGTTCTAAGTTTAGAGGTGAATTTGAAGAAAGATTAAAAAATGTTATAGATGAAGTTATGAAAAAACAAAATGAAGTAATATTATTTATAGATGAACTTCATACTATAATAGGTTCTGGTGCTGTTGAAGGAGGTTCAATGGATGCAGCTAATATCTTAAAGCCAGCTCTTGCAAGAGGGGAAATAAAAGTAATTGGAGCTACAACTATGGAAGAGTATAGAAAGTATATAGAAAAAGATAAAGCCCTTGCAAGAAGATTTCAGCCTGTAACTATTGAAGAACCATCAGAAGAAGAAGCAATACAAATTTTAAATGGATTAAAAGAAAGTTATGAAAAACATCATGGAGTAGAAATAACTCAAGAAGCAATAAATGCAGCTGTTAAACTTTCTTCAAGATATTTAAATGACAGATTTTTACCAGATAAATCGATAGATTTGATAGATGAAGCATGTGCCAAGGTAAAGTTAGCATATAGTGAATCAAGTGCAAGTTTAGATCAAATGTTAGATAATAAATCAAAATTAGAAGAAAAAATTAATGATCTAACACTAAATGGTAAATATGAAGAAGCTGCTAAGGTAAAGATAGAATTATTGGACTTAGAAAAGAATATAGAAAAAGAAAAAAAGAGAGAAAATTCAGAAATATCTAACATTGTAAATGAAGAAATAATTGCACAAATAATAGAAAAATGGACTGGAATACCCGTTACTAAGATATTGAGTGATGAAAGAAAAAAATTAATAAATCTTGAAAGTGAAATTCATAAAAGAGTAATAGGTCAGGAAGAAGCAGTTGAACTAATTGCTCAAACAATAAGAAAATCAAGAGCAGGTTTTAAAAATCCAAAAAGGCCAAATGGTTCATTTTTATTTTTAGGTCCTACTGGAGTTGGAAAAACTGAGATTGCTAAAACAATTGCTGAAATCCTTTTTAATACTGAAGAAGCATTAATAAGATTAGATATGAGTGAATATATGGAAAAATTTAGTGTTTCAAGATTAATAGGTTCACCTCCAGGATACGTTGGTTATGATCAAGGTGGTCAACTGACGGAGGCTGTAAGGAGAAAGCCATATTCAGTTATACTATTTGATGAAATAGAAAAAGCTCATCCTGATGTTTATAATATATTACTTCAAGTTTTGGATGATGGTATTTTAACTGATGGTAAAGGAAATAAGGTTGATTTTAGAAATACAATAATAATATTAACTTCTAATATAGGATCAGAACAAATAATAAAGTCAAGGCATGCTTTGGGGTTTGTTGAAGATGCTAAAGAGAATTACAAAGATATGAAAAATGAAGTGATGAAATCAGTAGAAAAATTCTTCAAACCAGAATTTATAAACAGGTTAGATGAAATTATTGTATTTCATCCTTTATCAAAAGAAAATTTAAAAAATATAATTAAAATTCAATTAAAAGATGTACAAAATAGAGTATCAGAAAATGGAATGAATTTAGAAGTTAGTGAAAAAGCCGTTGAGTATTTACTTGAAAAAGGATACAATCCAATATATGGTGCAAGACCTTTAAGAAGAGTAATTGAGAAAGAATTGGAAACACCTTTAGCTTTTAAAATAATCAATGGCAATTTTGTTGAAGGAGATAATATTATTGTTGATTTTGAAGAAGATAAATTAATATTTAAAAAACAAGTGCAAAGCTAA
- a CDS encoding ATP-grasp domain-containing protein, which produces MKIHEFVGKEILSKNGIKVPKSFLTREKEVQCNILPCVLKSQVLVGGRMKAGGILFSDECNDFKKKLSLLLEKKIKGEKPYGVLIEEKKEIKKEYYLSLILDRTQKDIIIGFSKDGGIDIEDSESLITGNFESIIDKLPVKIKNILPKLRKIFREKDLTLLEINPLAELKDGSICALDAVFHLDDNAIYRQKWAQEFEEETQYPFHYVKLNGDTGIIGCGAGIVMATMDTVKMYGGTPANFLDLGGGANEENTIMALELLKNEGIKKIVMNIFGGITECDVIANAIVNFTKKNKDIKLFIRLTGTNEKKAKKILIENNIPFYEDMYSMIKEGERV; this is translated from the coding sequence ATGAAAATTCATGAATTTGTTGGAAAGGAAATCCTTTCTAAAAATGGTATTAAAGTTCCAAAATCTTTTTTAACAAGAGAAAAAGAAGTACAGTGCAATATTTTACCTTGTGTTTTAAAATCACAAGTACTAGTTGGTGGAAGAATGAAAGCGGGTGGAATTTTATTTTCAGATGAATGTAATGATTTTAAGAAAAAACTAAGTTTACTTTTAGAAAAAAAGATAAAAGGAGAAAAGCCTTACGGAGTTTTAATTGAAGAAAAAAAAGAAATAAAAAAAGAATATTATTTATCCTTAATTTTAGATAGAACACAAAAGGACATAATAATAGGATTTTCTAAAGATGGCGGAATAGACATAGAAGATTCAGAGAGTTTAATAACCGGAAATTTTGAAAGCATTATAGATAAGCTTCCAGTTAAAATAAAAAATATTTTACCAAAGTTAAGAAAAATTTTCAGAGAAAAAGATTTAACCTTATTAGAAATAAATCCACTTGCAGAGTTAAAAGATGGAAGTATTTGTGCTCTTGATGCTGTTTTTCATTTAGATGACAATGCAATTTATAGGCAAAAGTGGGCACAAGAATTTGAAGAAGAAACTCAATATCCATTTCATTATGTAAAATTAAATGGAGATACAGGAATAATAGGATGCGGTGCAGGAATAGTTATGGCAACTATGGATACTGTTAAGATGTACGGTGGAACTCCTGCAAACTTTTTAGATTTAGGTGGAGGAGCAAATGAAGAAAATACAATAATGGCTCTTGAACTATTAAAAAACGAAGGTATTAAAAAAATAGTAATGAATATTTTTGGCGGAATAACAGAATGTGATGTAATAGCTAATGCTATAGTTAACTTTACTAAAAAAAACAAAGATATAAAGCTATTTATAAGATTAACAGGAACGAATGAGAAAAAAGCAAAAAAAATATTAATAGAAAATAATATACCATTTTATGAAGATATGTATAGTATGATAAAAGAAGGTGAAAGAGTATGA
- a CDS encoding succinate--CoA ligase subunit alpha translates to MITGNEKVCVQGITGKSGSFHTKKMKEYGTNIVCGTSKNTNINFVHNVPVVNSVKKAVEIYHADTSIIFVPAKFAREAILDAINNGIKKIIIITEHIPQHDMLEVYKYAKAKNIIIIGPNCPGMILTNISKIGIMPERAFKAGDTAIISRSGTLMYEVSNYISMYSTGVKVAIGLGGDPIIGTSIAEAFDYIIDNNIKKVIIIGEVGGNDEITGIEYALNKQYNGKIKVFFAGRTAPKGKRMGHAGAIIEGFEGSIEYKEEKLFQMGIPVSKSIPELV, encoded by the coding sequence ATGATTACAGGAAACGAAAAGGTTTGTGTACAAGGAATAACAGGAAAATCAGGAAGTTTTCATACAAAAAAAATGAAAGAATATGGAACAAATATAGTTTGTGGAACATCTAAAAATACTAATATAAATTTTGTTCATAATGTACCTGTAGTTAATTCTGTAAAGAAAGCTGTTGAAATCTATCATGCTGATACAAGCATAATATTTGTACCTGCTAAATTTGCAAGAGAAGCTATTTTAGATGCAATAAATAATGGAATTAAAAAGATTATTATAATTACAGAACATATCCCTCAACATGATATGCTTGAAGTATATAAGTATGCAAAAGCAAAGAACATAATTATAATAGGACCAAACTGTCCAGGAATGATATTAACAAATATATCTAAAATAGGAATAATGCCAGAAAGGGCATTCAAAGCTGGTGATACTGCTATCATATCAAGAAGTGGAACATTAATGTATGAGGTTTCAAATTATATTTCTATGTATTCAACAGGAGTTAAAGTTGCTATTGGCTTGGGTGGTGATCCAATAATTGGAACATCTATTGCTGAAGCTTTTGATTATATTATAGATAATAACATAAAAAAAGTAATAATAATAGGTGAAGTTGGAGGAAATGATGAAATAACAGGAATAGAATATGCTTTAAATAAACAATATAATGGAAAAATAAAAGTATTTTTTGCCGGAAGAACTGCACCAAAAGGAAAACGTATGGGACATGCAGGTGCAATAATAGAAGGTTTTGAAGGTAGTATTGAATATAAAGAAGAAAAATTATTTCAAATGGGAATTCCTGTTTCAAAATCTATACCCGAGTTAGTATAA
- a CDS encoding macro domain-containing protein, with protein MNETLKLIKFKNFYVEIVKGDITIEKTDAIVNAANEMLQHGGGLARLIAQKGGIIVERESNDFINSYGELEVGDVAVTTGGNLPAKHIIHAVGPVWFGGNKDEKKLLFNAITNSLKKAEDMNLTSIALPAVSCGIFRYPVELAVPVYKEACEEFDKTNPKSLKTIRFIVFDEGYDKVFLEVF; from the coding sequence ATGAATGAAACACTAAAGCTCATTAAATTTAAAAATTTTTATGTTGAAATTGTTAAAGGCGATATAACAATAGAAAAAACCGATGCAATAGTGAATGCTGCAAATGAGATGCTTCAACATGGTGGAGGTCTTGCTCGGCTCATAGCACAAAAGGGTGGAATAATTGTAGAAAGGGAATCAAATGATTTTATTAATAGTTATGGAGAATTAGAAGTTGGAGATGTTGCAGTTACTACTGGAGGAAACTTACCCGCAAAACATATAATACATGCAGTTGGTCCTGTATGGTTTGGTGGAAACAAAGATGAAAAAAAATTACTCTTCAATGCAATTACTAATTCTTTAAAAAAGGCAGAAGATATGAATTTAACTTCAATAGCATTACCTGCAGTTAGTTGTGGGATTTTTAGATATCCAGTTGAATTGGCAGTTCCTGTGTATAAAGAAGCTTGTGAAGAATTCGACAAAACTAATCCTAAATCATTAAAAACAATTAGATTTATAGTATTTGATGAAGGATATGATAAGGTGTTTTTGGAGGTCTTTTAA
- a CDS encoding thymidine kinase — MKTGKLVVIVGPMYSGKTSELIQFVEIYSLGKKKFKAFKPVIDDRYDDTHIVSHTNTKVKAFPITNPEEIKNKISGDESAVFIDEIQFFSENLAEVIQELIFNGIDVYCSGLDLTYKNNPFKTTSLIMSYADEVIKKKAVCHECGEYAGTISYKIVENGGEIDVGGFDKYIAVCRNCYVKLKGGNSYE; from the coding sequence ATGAAAACAGGGAAGCTTGTAGTTATTGTTGGACCAATGTATTCTGGAAAAACTTCTGAATTAATACAGTTTGTAGAAATATATTCATTAGGTAAAAAAAAATTTAAAGCATTTAAACCTGTAATAGATGATAGATATGATGATACGCATATAGTTTCTCATACAAATACAAAAGTAAAAGCTTTCCCTATAACAAATCCAGAAGAAATTAAAAATAAAATAAGTGGTGATGAAAGCGCAGTTTTTATAGATGAAATACAATTTTTTTCTGAAAATTTAGCAGAAGTAATTCAAGAATTAATATTTAATGGAATAGATGTTTATTGTTCGGGTTTGGATTTAACCTATAAAAATAATCCATTTAAAACAACATCCCTTATAATGTCTTATGCAGATGAAGTTATAAAAAAGAAAGCTGTTTGTCATGAATGTGGTGAATATGCAGGAACAATTTCGTATAAAATAGTTGAAAATGGTGGAGAAATAGATGTTGGTGGTTTTGATAAGTATATAGCAGTTTGTAGAAACTGTTATGTTAAATTAAAAGGGGGGAATAGTTATGAATGA
- a CDS encoding HAD family hydrolase, translating into MKDYVAFFDMDHTILTTYAGRLYFKNFYNEGYINRWEILKLVPYPFLYKLGLINMEKITRKVSKKYKGMNRKEIFDFAEETYQKLVKSYIRQSMLDEIEFHKKNNGNLVIISASPRNLCQPIKDNLGFDDLICTELEFKDDIFTGNLGVYCYEENKVTLAENYCKKNGYTLKNAYFYSDSITDMPLLEKVKYPVCVGPDKKLKKMALKRNWKILDGDKK; encoded by the coding sequence ATGAAAGATTATGTGGCGTTTTTTGACATGGATCATACTATTTTAACAACATATGCTGGAAGACTTTATTTTAAAAATTTTTACAATGAAGGTTATATAAATAGATGGGAAATTTTAAAATTAGTTCCATATCCTTTTTTATATAAGTTAGGTTTGATAAATATGGAAAAAATAACAAGGAAAGTTTCAAAAAAATATAAAGGAATGAATAGAAAAGAAATATTTGATTTTGCTGAAGAAACTTATCAAAAATTGGTAAAATCTTATATAAGGCAAAGTATGCTTGATGAAATAGAATTTCATAAGAAAAATAATGGAAACTTAGTTATAATATCTGCTTCTCCAAGAAATTTATGTCAACCAATTAAAGATAATTTAGGATTTGATGATTTAATATGTACTGAACTTGAATTTAAAGATGACATTTTTACAGGTAATTTAGGAGTTTATTGTTATGAAGAAAACAAAGTTACTCTTGCAGAAAATTATTGTAAGAAAAATGGATATACTTTAAAAAATGCTTATTTTTATTCTGATTCTATAACTGACATGCCATTACTTGAAAAGGTTAAGTATCCAGTTTGTGTTGGACCCGATAAAAAGTTAAAAAAAATGGCTTTAAAAAGAAATTGGAAAATATTGGATGGAGATAAAAAATAA